A stretch of Pseudomonas sp. CCC3.1 DNA encodes these proteins:
- a CDS encoding osmoprotectant NAGGN system M42 family peptidase yields the protein MSHALPEPDLEYLQRVLLEMLAIPSPTGFTDTIVRYVAERLDELGIPFELTRRGTLRATLKGQQSSPDRAVSAHLDTIGASVRAIKDNGRLVLAPVGCWSSRFAEGSRVSLFTDNGVIRGSVLPLMASGHAFNTGVDELPVSWDHIELRLDAYCATRADCDSLGVNIGDFVAFDPLPEFTESGHISARHLDDKAGVAALLAALKAIVDSGEQPLIDCHPLFTITEETGSGAAAALPWDVSEFVGIDIAPVAPGQHSSEHAVSVAMQDSGGPYDYHLSRHLLNLATQNELPVRRDMFRYYFSDAHSAVTAGHDIRCALLAFGCDATHGYERTHIDSLAALSRLLSAYLLSPPVFASDAQPAQGSLDRFSHQLEHDAQMESDTRVPSVESLVGDNRS from the coding sequence ATGAGTCACGCCCTACCAGAACCTGACCTGGAATACCTGCAACGGGTACTCCTGGAAATGCTCGCTATCCCCAGTCCGACCGGGTTCACCGACACCATCGTGCGCTATGTCGCCGAACGGCTGGACGAGTTGGGCATTCCGTTCGAACTGACGCGTCGCGGCACCTTGCGCGCCACACTCAAAGGCCAGCAAAGCAGCCCGGATCGCGCCGTTTCTGCGCACTTGGACACCATTGGCGCCAGCGTCAGGGCGATCAAAGACAACGGCCGGCTGGTGCTGGCACCGGTGGGTTGCTGGTCAAGCCGTTTTGCCGAAGGCAGCCGGGTCAGTCTGTTTACCGACAATGGCGTGATTCGCGGAAGCGTGCTGCCATTAATGGCCTCGGGCCACGCGTTCAACACGGGTGTGGACGAATTACCCGTGAGCTGGGACCACATCGAACTGCGCCTGGACGCTTACTGCGCCACCCGTGCGGACTGCGATTCGCTGGGGGTCAACATTGGCGACTTTGTCGCGTTCGATCCATTGCCTGAATTCACCGAAAGCGGGCATATCAGCGCACGGCATCTGGACGACAAGGCTGGCGTTGCGGCGTTACTGGCCGCGCTCAAAGCCATCGTCGACAGCGGTGAACAACCACTGATCGACTGTCACCCGTTGTTCACCATCACGGAAGAAACCGGTAGCGGCGCCGCGGCAGCATTGCCGTGGGATGTGAGTGAGTTTGTAGGCATTGATATTGCTCCGGTTGCGCCGGGCCAGCACTCCAGTGAGCATGCGGTCAGCGTGGCCATGCAGGATTCGGGCGGGCCGTATGACTACCACTTGTCGCGGCATTTATTGAATTTGGCGACCCAAAACGAGCTGCCGGTGCGTCGTGACATGTTCCGCTATTACTTCAGCGATGCACATTCGGCGGTGACCGCGGGGCATGATATTCGGTGTGCGTTGCTGGCGTTTGGCTGTGATGCGACGCATGGGTACGAGCGGACCCACATTGATAGCCTGGCGGCGTTGAGCCGTTTGTTGAGTGCCTACCTGCTGAGCCCACCGGTATTTGCCAGTGATGCGCAGCCCGCACAAGGTTCACTGGATCGCTTTAGTCACCAGTTGGAGCACGATGCGCAGATGGAAAGCGATACGCGGGTGCCGTCAGTTGAGAGTTTGGTGGGGGATAACAGGAGCTGA
- a CDS encoding N-acetylglutaminylglutamine amidotransferase: MCGLAGELRFDHQPADLAAIERITHHLAPRGPDAWGFHSQGPIALGHRRLKIMDLSDGSAQPMIDSPLGLSLAFNGAIYNYPELRAELEKLGYAFYSEGDTEVLLKGYHAWGEALLPKLNGMFAFAIWERDTQRLFIARDRLGVKPLYLSRTGERLRFASTLPALLKGGDINPMLDPVALNHYLNFHAVVPAPRTLVAGIEKLPPATWLRIDADGTTEQKTWWTLPYGPHADETNLTFEDWRERVLDSTREAVAIRQRAAVDVGVLLSGGVDSSLLVGLLREVGVQDLSTFSIGFEDAGGERGNEFEYSDLIAEHYGTRHHQLRIGENEIIEQLPAAFRAMSEPMVSHDCIAFYLLSREVAKHCKVVQSGQGADELFAGYHWYPQVDGASDPYAAYREAFFDRSYAEYQATVQPQWLTANDAAGDFVREHFAQPGAVAGVDKALRLDSTVMLVDDPVKRVDNMTMAWGLEARTPFLDYRLAELSARIPARFKLPNGGKHVLKEAARKVIPSEVIDRKKGYFPVPGLKHLEGNTRNWVRDLLLDPSQDRGLFQPAMLDRLLSHPDSQLTPLNGSKLWQLAALNLWLSEQGI; the protein is encoded by the coding sequence ATGTGCGGATTAGCTGGCGAGTTACGTTTTGATCATCAACCTGCCGATTTGGCAGCCATCGAACGCATCACCCACCACCTCGCTCCACGTGGCCCCGATGCCTGGGGTTTTCATAGCCAAGGGCCGATAGCCCTGGGCCATCGTCGCCTTAAGATCATGGATTTGTCCGACGGCTCGGCGCAGCCGATGATCGACAGCCCATTGGGCCTTTCACTGGCGTTTAACGGGGCGATTTACAACTACCCTGAGCTGCGCGCCGAACTGGAAAAGCTCGGCTACGCCTTTTATTCAGAAGGTGACACCGAGGTGTTGCTCAAGGGCTACCACGCGTGGGGCGAAGCCCTGCTGCCCAAGCTCAATGGTATGTTTGCCTTCGCCATTTGGGAGCGTGACACCCAACGATTGTTCATTGCCCGTGACCGGCTGGGCGTGAAGCCGCTGTACCTGTCGCGCACCGGCGAACGCCTGCGCTTTGCCTCCACCCTGCCCGCGCTGCTCAAGGGCGGCGATATTAATCCGATGCTCGACCCGGTCGCGCTGAACCATTACCTGAACTTCCACGCTGTGGTACCCGCGCCACGCACCTTGGTCGCTGGCATTGAAAAACTGCCGCCTGCCACGTGGCTTCGCATCGACGCTGACGGCACCACCGAGCAGAAAACCTGGTGGACTCTGCCCTACGGCCCACATGCAGATGAGACGAATCTGACGTTTGAAGACTGGCGCGAACGCGTACTGGACAGCACCCGTGAAGCCGTTGCCATTCGCCAACGCGCGGCTGTGGATGTCGGGGTGCTGCTGTCGGGTGGCGTCGACTCCAGCCTGCTGGTCGGTTTGCTGCGCGAAGTTGGCGTACAAGACCTGTCGACCTTTTCCATTGGCTTTGAAGACGCGGGCGGCGAGCGCGGTAATGAATTCGAGTATTCGGATCTGATAGCCGAGCATTACGGCACCCGTCACCACCAGTTACGCATTGGCGAAAACGAAATCATCGAGCAGTTGCCTGCGGCCTTTCGGGCCATGAGCGAGCCGATGGTCAGCCACGATTGCATCGCCTTTTACTTGTTGTCACGTGAAGTGGCCAAACATTGCAAGGTGGTACAAAGCGGCCAAGGCGCTGATGAACTGTTTGCCGGTTACCACTGGTACCCGCAAGTCGACGGCGCCAGCGACCCTTACGCGGCTTACCGCGAAGCGTTTTTTGATCGCAGTTATGCCGAGTACCAGGCCACGGTACAGCCCCAATGGTTGACTGCCAACGATGCTGCCGGGGACTTTGTGCGCGAGCATTTTGCCCAGCCCGGCGCGGTCGCGGGCGTCGACAAGGCGCTGCGTCTGGACAGCACGGTGATGCTGGTGGATGACCCGGTCAAGCGGGTCGACAACATGACCATGGCCTGGGGCCTTGAAGCGCGGACGCCGTTTCTTGACTACCGCCTGGCTGAACTGTCAGCACGGATTCCGGCGCGCTTCAAGTTGCCCAATGGCGGCAAGCACGTGCTCAAGGAAGCCGCCCGAAAAGTGATCCCCAGCGAAGTCATCGACCGCAAAAAAGGGTACTTCCCGGTGCCGGGGCTTAAGCATCTGGAAGGCAACACGCGCAATTGGGTCCGCGATTTGCTGTTGGACCCGAGCCAGGATCGCGGCCTGTTTCAGCCAGCCATGCTCGACCGCTTGCTGAGCCATCCGGACAGCCAACTGACGCCGCTGAACGGTTCCAAACTGTGGCAATTGGCAGCACTGAATCTGTGGCTGAGCGAACAAGGAATCTGA
- the cysG gene encoding siroheme synthase CysG: MEFLPLFHNLRGSRVLVVGGGEIALRKSRLLADAGAVLRVVAPAIEPQLCELVNSSGGELVLRGYVEADLDGCGLIIAATDDEPLNAQVSADAHRRCVPVNVVDAPALCSVIFPAIVDRSPLVIAVSSGGDAPVLARLIRAKIETWIPSTYGQLAGLAARFRTQVKGLFPDVQQRRGFWEDVFQGPIADRQLAGQGAEAERLLLAKINGEAAQTTGEVYLVGAGPGDPDLLTFRALRLMQQADVVLYDRLVAPAILELCRRDAERVYVGKRRADHAVPQDQINQQLVDLAKQGKRVVRLKGGDPFIFGRGGEEIEELAAHGIPFQVVPGITAASGCAAYAGIPLTHRDYAQSVRFVTGHLKDGTSNLPWNDLVAPAQTLVFYMGLIGLPIICEQLIAHGRSADTPAALIQQGTTSNQRVFTGTLKDLPTLVAEHEVHAPTLVIVGEVVLLREKLAWFEGSQSQV, translated from the coding sequence ATGGAGTTTCTGCCGCTGTTTCATAACCTGCGGGGCAGCCGTGTACTGGTGGTCGGTGGTGGGGAGATTGCCCTGCGCAAATCCCGGCTGCTGGCCGATGCCGGTGCGGTGTTGCGGGTCGTTGCACCCGCTATAGAGCCCCAGCTGTGCGAGTTGGTAAACAGTAGCGGTGGTGAGCTGGTGTTGCGTGGCTATGTTGAGGCCGACCTTGACGGGTGCGGGCTGATCATCGCTGCCACTGACGATGAGCCGCTCAACGCCCAAGTGTCTGCAGATGCCCATCGACGTTGCGTGCCGGTAAACGTAGTCGACGCGCCCGCGCTGTGCAGCGTGATCTTCCCGGCCATCGTCGATCGTTCACCGTTAGTGATTGCCGTCTCCAGCGGGGGGGACGCACCCGTGCTGGCGCGGCTGATTCGCGCCAAGATCGAAACCTGGATTCCATCGACCTACGGTCAGTTGGCAGGCCTTGCCGCGCGCTTTCGGACACAGGTCAAAGGCTTGTTCCCGGATGTGCAGCAGCGCCGTGGTTTCTGGGAAGACGTGTTCCAGGGCCCGATTGCCGACCGGCAACTGGCCGGGCAGGGCGCCGAAGCCGAGCGTTTGCTGCTGGCCAAGATCAATGGCGAAGCGGCGCAGACCACCGGCGAGGTTTACCTCGTGGGTGCCGGGCCGGGTGATCCTGATCTGCTGACCTTTCGTGCGCTGCGCTTGATGCAACAGGCGGATGTGGTGCTGTACGACCGTTTGGTGGCCCCGGCCATTCTGGAACTGTGCCGTCGCGATGCTGAGCGCGTCTATGTGGGCAAACGTCGGGCTGATCACGCGGTGCCGCAAGACCAGATCAACCAGCAATTGGTGGATTTGGCCAAACAAGGCAAGCGCGTGGTACGGCTCAAAGGTGGCGATCCGTTCATCTTTGGTCGTGGCGGCGAAGAAATCGAAGAGTTGGCTGCCCACGGGATTCCGTTTCAGGTCGTGCCGGGCATTACGGCTGCCAGTGGGTGCGCGGCTTACGCCGGGATACCGTTGACGCACCGCGATTACGCGCAGTCTGTGCGCTTCGTGACCGGGCACTTGAAGGATGGCACCAGCAATTTGCCGTGGAACGACCTGGTTGCTCCGGCGCAAACGTTGGTGTTCTACATGGGCCTGATCGGTCTGCCGATTATCTGTGAGCAACTGATTGCCCATGGTCGTTCGGCAGATACCCCGGCAGCGCTGATCCAGCAAGGCACCACCTCCAATCAGCGTGTGTTTACGGGCACATTGAAGGACTTGCCGACCTTGGTCGCGGAGCACGAAGTGCATGCGCCAACCTTGGTGATCGTCGGCGAAGTGGTGTTGCTGCGTGAGAAGCTGGCGTGGTTCGAAGGCTCCCAGTCGCAGGTTTAA
- the serS gene encoding serine--tRNA ligase gives MLDSKLLRTNLQDVADRLASRGFKLDVARIDALEAKRKEVQTLTERLQAERNAISKSIGQAKARGEDIAPLMASVETMGSDLANGKVELDAIQTELDSILLSLPNLPHESVPVGADEDGNVEIRRWGTPKAFDFEIKDHVALGEQYGWLDFETAAKLSGARFALLRGPIARLHRALAQFMINLHINEHGYEEAYTPYLVQAPALQGTGQLPKFEEDLFKISREGEADLYLIPTAEVSLTNIVSGEIVDHKSLPIKFVAHTPCFRSEAGASGRDTRGMIRQHQFDKVEMVQIVEPSTSMDALEGLVGNAEKVLQLLELPYRTLALCTGDMGFSAVKTYDLEVWIPSQDKYREISSCSNCGDFQARRMQARFRNPETGKPELVHTLNGSGLAVGRTLVAVLENYQQADGSIRVPEVLKPYMGGIEVIG, from the coding sequence ATGCTCGATTCCAAACTGTTACGTACCAACCTTCAGGACGTAGCGGATCGCCTGGCATCCCGTGGCTTCAAGCTGGACGTGGCGCGCATCGACGCGCTGGAAGCCAAGCGTAAAGAAGTTCAGACCCTGACCGAGCGCCTGCAGGCTGAGCGCAATGCCATCTCCAAGAGCATTGGCCAGGCCAAGGCACGCGGCGAAGACATCGCGCCACTGATGGCCAGTGTAGAAACCATGGGCAGTGACTTGGCCAATGGCAAGGTCGAACTGGACGCGATCCAGACCGAACTGGACTCGATTCTGTTGAGCTTGCCGAACCTGCCGCACGAATCGGTACCGGTCGGTGCAGACGAAGACGGCAACGTCGAAATTCGTCGTTGGGGCACGCCTAAAGCCTTTGATTTCGAGATCAAGGACCACGTCGCCCTGGGCGAGCAATACGGCTGGCTGGACTTCGAAACCGCCGCCAAGCTGTCCGGCGCCCGTTTCGCCTTGTTGCGCGGCCCGATCGCTCGCCTGCACCGTGCCTTGGCACAGTTCATGATCAACCTGCACATCAACGAGCACGGCTACGAAGAGGCTTACACGCCTTACCTGGTACAGGCGCCTGCGCTGCAGGGCACTGGCCAGTTGCCTAAGTTCGAAGAAGACCTGTTCAAGATCAGCCGCGAAGGCGAAGCCGATCTGTACCTGATCCCGACGGCTGAAGTGTCGCTGACCAATATTGTGTCGGGCGAAATCGTCGATCACAAATCGCTGCCGATCAAGTTCGTGGCTCACACCCCGTGCTTCCGCAGCGAAGCCGGTGCGTCGGGCCGTGACACCCGCGGCATGATTCGCCAACACCAGTTCGACAAAGTTGAAATGGTACAGATCGTTGAGCCGTCGACCTCGATGGACGCGCTGGAAGGTCTGGTCGGCAATGCTGAAAAAGTGCTGCAACTGCTTGAGCTGCCGTATCGCACCCTGGCGCTGTGCACGGGCGACATGGGTTTCAGCGCCGTTAAAACCTACGATCTCGAAGTGTGGATCCCGAGCCAGGACAAATACCGCGAAATTTCGTCGTGCTCTAACTGCGGTGATTTCCAGGCTCGTCGCATGCAAGCGCGTTTCCGTAACCCGGAAACCGGCAAGCCTGAACTGGTTCACACCCTCAATGGTTCCGGTCTGGCGGTAGGCCGTACCCTGGTTGCCGTGTTGGAAAACTACCAGCAAGCAGACGGTTCGATCCGTGTGCCAGAAGTGCTCAAGCCTTACATGGGCGGTATTGAGGTCATCGGCTAA
- the crcB gene encoding fluoride efflux transporter CrcB, which produces MIPLIAAVTVGGIAGTLLRFATGNWVNANWPKHFYTATLAVNIVGCLLIGVLYGLFLIRPEVPIEVRAGLMVGFLGGLTTFSSFSLDTVRLLESGQVPLALGYAAISVFGGLLATWAGLSLTKL; this is translated from the coding sequence TTGATTCCTTTGATCGCTGCGGTAACGGTGGGCGGTATTGCAGGCACTTTATTGCGATTCGCAACGGGCAATTGGGTTAACGCCAATTGGCCAAAGCACTTCTATACCGCGACATTGGCCGTTAATATCGTGGGCTGCCTGCTGATTGGCGTCCTTTACGGGCTTTTTTTGATCCGCCCGGAAGTACCGATTGAAGTCCGTGCCGGACTGATGGTCGGTTTCCTGGGTGGCTTGACCACTTTTTCATCCTTTTCACTGGATACGGTGCGCCTGCTTGAAAGCGGGCAAGTGCCTTTGGCACTGGGCTATGCAGCCATCAGCGTATTCGGCGGGCTGCTCGCGACCTGGGCTGGCCTGTCCCTGACCAAACTTTGA
- the ngg gene encoding N-acetylglutaminylglutamine synthetase, with protein sequence MKPLATAYSQRLIRGQTPSYERLQARLAEDGGELGTTPAAVHCGWGRVLIGHTFPDPASLADELLNEQTGERDIALYVAAPQQVLAQSPQQLFLDPSDTLRLWFTDYRPATRVFRGFRIRRVHNEADWSAVNTLYQARNMLPVDPHLLTVRHKGGPVYWLAEDEDSGAVIGSVMGLNHHTAFHDPENGSSLWCLAVDPQCSRPGVGEVLVRHLVEHFMSRGLSYLDLSVLHDNLQAKSLYNKLGFRTLSTFAIKRKNGINQPLFLGPGPQAGLNPYARILVEEAYKRGIDVHIDDASAGLFTLNHGGRRIRCRESLSDLTSAISMSLCQDKSLTHGVLSNAGLNVPTQQRAGNADDNLAFLEEHGRVVVKPLDGEQGNGVAVDLQTIEHVQEAIKAAQAFDSRVLLESFHEGHDLRIVVIGFDVVAAAIRRPAQVIGDGQHNVQQLIEAQSRRRQAATQGESRIPLDAETLRAVQAAGYEYDSVLPAGQLLAVRRTANLHTGGCLEDVTATLHPVLADAAIRAARALDIPVVGLDMMVPAADQPDYVFIEANERAGLANHEPQPTAERFIDLLFPHSQPAP encoded by the coding sequence ATGAAACCCCTTGCTACGGCTTACAGCCAACGCCTGATACGTGGCCAAACGCCCTCTTATGAGCGCTTGCAAGCACGCCTTGCCGAAGATGGTGGCGAACTGGGCACAACGCCTGCCGCCGTGCACTGTGGCTGGGGCCGGGTGCTGATCGGGCACACTTTTCCCGATCCGGCCAGCTTGGCCGACGAGCTTCTAAACGAGCAAACAGGTGAACGCGACATAGCGCTGTACGTTGCGGCCCCCCAGCAAGTATTGGCGCAATCACCGCAACAGTTGTTTCTCGACCCTTCGGACACGTTGCGCCTGTGGTTTACCGATTACCGCCCGGCGACCCGGGTGTTTCGCGGTTTCCGCATTCGTCGCGTACACAATGAAGCCGACTGGAGCGCAGTCAATACGTTGTATCAGGCGCGCAACATGTTGCCTGTCGACCCGCACTTACTCACGGTGCGGCACAAAGGCGGTCCCGTGTACTGGCTGGCCGAGGACGAAGACAGCGGCGCGGTGATTGGCAGCGTAATGGGCTTGAATCATCACACCGCTTTTCATGACCCCGAAAACGGCAGCAGCCTGTGGTGCCTGGCCGTTGACCCGCAATGCTCGCGCCCCGGCGTAGGCGAAGTGTTGGTGCGACACTTGGTCGAGCACTTTATGAGCCGGGGTTTGAGTTACCTCGACTTGTCGGTGCTGCATGACAACCTGCAAGCGAAAAGTCTCTACAACAAGCTGGGTTTTCGCACGTTGTCGACGTTTGCCATCAAACGTAAAAACGGCATCAATCAGCCACTGTTTCTCGGCCCGGGCCCGCAAGCGGGGCTTAATCCCTATGCGCGGATTCTGGTGGAAGAGGCTTATAAGCGCGGAATTGATGTGCATATTGATGACGCCAGCGCTGGGCTGTTCACGCTCAACCACGGGGGGCGGCGCATTCGTTGCCGCGAATCGCTGAGCGACCTGACCAGCGCCATCAGCATGAGCCTGTGCCAGGACAAAAGCCTGACCCATGGCGTGTTGAGCAATGCGGGCTTGAACGTGCCGACGCAACAGCGTGCGGGCAATGCCGATGACAACCTGGCGTTTCTGGAAGAGCACGGGCGAGTGGTGGTCAAACCACTGGATGGCGAACAAGGCAATGGCGTGGCTGTCGACCTGCAAACCATTGAGCACGTGCAAGAAGCAATCAAGGCGGCCCAAGCCTTTGACAGCCGGGTGCTGCTCGAAAGCTTTCACGAAGGTCACGACCTGCGCATCGTGGTGATCGGTTTTGACGTGGTTGCGGCCGCCATACGGCGCCCGGCGCAAGTGATCGGCGATGGTCAGCACAACGTCCAGCAATTGATCGAGGCCCAAAGCCGCCGTCGCCAAGCGGCGACACAGGGCGAAAGCCGGATCCCACTGGACGCTGAAACCCTGCGGGCCGTGCAGGCCGCGGGGTATGAGTACGACAGCGTCCTGCCCGCTGGCCAATTACTGGCCGTGCGACGCACCGCCAACTTGCACACGGGCGGCTGCCTTGAAGACGTCACGGCAACGCTTCACCCGGTACTGGCCGATGCGGCGATTCGCGCAGCTCGCGCACTGGATATTCCGGTGGTTGGACTGGACATGATGGTGCCCGCCGCCGATCAACCCGATTACGTCTTTATCGAAGCCAACGAACGTGCAGGCCTGGCCAACCATGAACCCCAGCCCACCGCCGAGCGCTTTATTGATTTGTTGTTTCCCCACAGTCAGCCCGCACCTTGA